In Castor canadensis chromosome 11, mCasCan1.hap1v2, whole genome shotgun sequence, a single genomic region encodes these proteins:
- the C11H1orf74 gene encoding UPF0739 protein C1orf74 homolog isoform X1: protein MLLPDLMSTLSPQLLVAAAQQTLGMGKRKSPPRAICVHLAGELLAVARGLKPAVLYDCNSAGVLELQNYLGQLQGLGFLALGLHILEIGENSLIVNLKHVCEHLEQVLLGTIAVVDISSKHPHPSVCSLDRLQDLKALVTELIMHLHGLQRDLSVGVSHSRLHSTDWNLCTLFGILLGYPVSYTFHMNQGNDNCLALIPLRVFTARISWLLGQPPILLYSFSIPESLFPDLRDILNAWEKDLRTRFRTQNDFADLSISSEIVTLPVVAL from the coding sequence ATGTTGCTTCCAGATCTCATGTCAACGCTGAGCCCTCAGCTACTGGTGGCAGCTGCTCAGCAGACTCTGGgcatgggaaagagaaagagtcCTCCTCGAGCCATCTGCGTCCACCTAGCTGGAGAGTTGCTGGCTGTGGCCCGGGGACTGAAACCAGCTGTGCTCTATGATTGCAACTCTGCAGGAGTATTGGAGCTTCAGAACTACCTGGGGCAGCTGCAGGGGCTGGGCTTCCTGGCCCTGGGACTTCACATTCTTGAGATTGGAGAAAATAGCCTCATTGTCAATCTTAAGCATGTATGTGAACATTTGGAGCAGGTGCTGCTTGGTACCATAGCCGTGGTGGATATTTCCAGCAAACATCCTCACCCTTCTGTCTGTTCATTGGACCGGCTTCAGGACTTGAAGGCCCTCGTGACCGAGCTCATCATGCATTTGCATGGCCTGCAGAGGGACCTGTCTGTAGGTGTCTCCCATAGCAGGCTCCATTCCACAGACTGGAATCTCTGTACTTTATTTGGGATCCTCCTGGGCTATCCTGTGTCTTACACCTTTCACATGAACCAAGGAAATGACAACTGCTTAGCCCTAATCCCATTACGGGTGTTTACTGCCAGGATTTCGTGGCTGCTAGGTCAACCTCCAATACTGCTATATTCCTTTAGTATCCCAGAGAGCTTGTTCCCAGACCTGAGGGATATTCTAAATGCCTGGGAGAAGGATCTCAGAACCCGATTTAGGACTCAGAATGACTTTGCTGACCTCAGCATCTCCTCTGAGATAGTGACACTGCCAGTTGTGGCCCTCTGA
- the C11H1orf74 gene encoding UPF0739 protein C1orf74 homolog isoform X2 — translation MCDLMSTLSPQLLVAAAQQTLGMGKRKSPPRAICVHLAGELLAVARGLKPAVLYDCNSAGVLELQNYLGQLQGLGFLALGLHILEIGENSLIVNLKHVCEHLEQVLLGTIAVVDISSKHPHPSVCSLDRLQDLKALVTELIMHLHGLQRDLSVGVSHSRLHSTDWNLCTLFGILLGYPVSYTFHMNQGNDNCLALIPLRVFTARISWLLGQPPILLYSFSIPESLFPDLRDILNAWEKDLRTRFRTQNDFADLSISSEIVTLPVVAL, via the exons ATGTGCG ATCTCATGTCAACGCTGAGCCCTCAGCTACTGGTGGCAGCTGCTCAGCAGACTCTGGgcatgggaaagagaaagagtcCTCCTCGAGCCATCTGCGTCCACCTAGCTGGAGAGTTGCTGGCTGTGGCCCGGGGACTGAAACCAGCTGTGCTCTATGATTGCAACTCTGCAGGAGTATTGGAGCTTCAGAACTACCTGGGGCAGCTGCAGGGGCTGGGCTTCCTGGCCCTGGGACTTCACATTCTTGAGATTGGAGAAAATAGCCTCATTGTCAATCTTAAGCATGTATGTGAACATTTGGAGCAGGTGCTGCTTGGTACCATAGCCGTGGTGGATATTTCCAGCAAACATCCTCACCCTTCTGTCTGTTCATTGGACCGGCTTCAGGACTTGAAGGCCCTCGTGACCGAGCTCATCATGCATTTGCATGGCCTGCAGAGGGACCTGTCTGTAGGTGTCTCCCATAGCAGGCTCCATTCCACAGACTGGAATCTCTGTACTTTATTTGGGATCCTCCTGGGCTATCCTGTGTCTTACACCTTTCACATGAACCAAGGAAATGACAACTGCTTAGCCCTAATCCCATTACGGGTGTTTACTGCCAGGATTTCGTGGCTGCTAGGTCAACCTCCAATACTGCTATATTCCTTTAGTATCCCAGAGAGCTTGTTCCCAGACCTGAGGGATATTCTAAATGCCTGGGAGAAGGATCTCAGAACCCGATTTAGGACTCAGAATGACTTTGCTGACCTCAGCATCTCCTCTGAGATAGTGACACTGCCAGTTGTGGCCCTCTGA